The proteins below are encoded in one region of Buttiauxella gaviniae:
- the rfbB gene encoding dTDP-glucose 4,6-dehydratase, which translates to MKILVTGGAGFIGSAVVRHIINNTQDSVVNVDKLTYAGNLESLAEVSSSDRYAFIQANICDRNALDKIFSDHQPDAVMHLAAESHVDRSITGPTEFIETNIVGTYTLLEAARAYWSQLTEESKAGFRFHHISTDEVYGDLPHPDECPAGEVLPLFTETTSYAPSSPYSASKASSDHLVRAWQRTYGLPCIVTNCSNNYGPYHFPEKLIPLVILNALEGKNLPVYGKGDQIRDWLYVEDHARALYTVVTHGSLGETYNIGGHNEKKNLDVVLTICDLLDELVPKNTSYREQITYVADRPGHDRRYAIDASKISHELNWKPQETFESGIRKTVEWYLTNQQWVDNIKSGAYKSWIEQNYGERK; encoded by the coding sequence GTGAAAATTCTTGTTACTGGTGGTGCCGGCTTTATTGGTTCTGCGGTCGTTCGTCATATTATAAATAATACTCAGGACAGCGTCGTTAATGTCGATAAATTAACCTATGCCGGTAATTTAGAATCATTAGCTGAAGTATCAAGTAGTGATCGTTACGCATTTATTCAGGCCAATATTTGCGACAGAAACGCTTTGGACAAAATTTTTTCTGACCATCAACCTGATGCGGTTATGCACCTGGCCGCTGAGAGCCATGTCGATCGCTCTATTACTGGCCCTACGGAATTTATTGAAACCAATATTGTTGGCACTTATACACTCCTGGAAGCCGCGCGTGCATATTGGTCGCAGTTGACTGAAGAAAGCAAAGCTGGTTTTCGCTTCCACCATATTTCAACTGATGAAGTGTATGGCGATCTGCCGCATCCTGATGAATGCCCGGCGGGTGAAGTTCTTCCATTGTTTACTGAAACCACATCGTACGCACCTAGTAGCCCGTATTCTGCATCTAAAGCGTCCAGCGACCATTTAGTCCGTGCCTGGCAACGGACTTATGGCCTGCCATGTATTGTGACTAACTGCTCGAACAACTATGGCCCATACCATTTCCCTGAAAAACTGATTCCTCTGGTCATTCTCAATGCTCTGGAAGGGAAGAACCTGCCTGTTTATGGTAAAGGCGACCAGATTCGTGACTGGCTGTATGTTGAAGATCATGCGCGCGCTTTATACACAGTCGTGACCCACGGCTCCCTTGGTGAGACTTATAATATCGGCGGGCACAACGAGAAGAAAAATCTCGATGTCGTATTAACGATTTGTGATTTGCTGGATGAACTGGTTCCAAAAAATACTTCTTACCGCGAACAAATTACTTATGTTGCGGACCGCCCAGGCCACGACCGTCGTTATGCTATCGATGCCAGTAAAATCAGCCACGAGTTGAACTGGAAACCACAAGAAACGTTTGAAAGTGGGATTCGTAAAACAGTTGAATGGTATTTAACTAATCAACAGTGGGTCGATAATATTAAAAGTGGTGCCTACAAATCCTGGATTGAACAGAATTACGGCGAGCGTAAATGA
- the wcaK gene encoding colanic acid biosynthesis pyruvyl transferase WcaK has translation MKLLILGNHTCGNRGDSAILRGLIDAITTLDETVQVDVMSRYPVSSSWLLGRPVMGDGLYKQMKQHNNAVGLMGRVKKVLRRKYQHQVLLAKATDNGRLRNISIPQGFIDFVKSLQKYDAIIQVGGSFFVDLYGVSQFEHALCSFMAKKPVYMIGHSVGPFQDPQFNHLASYVFGNVQSLILRESVSLELMKQSNIDCSKVEQGVDTAWLVEHHNDSFVPSYAVQHWLKTIQRKKTVAITLRELAPFDKRLGTTQQAYEQAFASVVNRVIDQGYQVLALSTCTGIDSYNKDDRMVALNLRQYVNDPEQYHVVMDELNDLEMGKILGECELTVGTRLHSAIISMNFGTPAIAINYEHKSAGIMQQLGMPEMAIEIRQLLNGSLQSVVADVLGQLPAINERLAHAVRAEREDGLRMVESVLGRIKGAK, from the coding sequence ATGAAATTATTGATTCTTGGTAACCACACCTGTGGCAACCGTGGTGACAGCGCCATTTTGCGCGGATTGATCGATGCGATTACCACCCTTGATGAAACCGTCCAGGTCGACGTGATGAGCCGCTACCCGGTGAGTTCCTCCTGGTTGCTGGGCCGCCCGGTGATGGGCGACGGGCTGTATAAGCAGATGAAGCAGCATAACAATGCCGTCGGGCTGATGGGGCGGGTGAAGAAAGTATTGCGCCGCAAATATCAGCACCAGGTTTTGCTGGCGAAAGCCACCGATAACGGGCGCCTACGTAATATCTCCATTCCGCAGGGCTTTATTGATTTCGTGAAATCGCTGCAGAAATATGACGCGATTATTCAGGTCGGCGGCTCGTTTTTTGTCGATCTATACGGGGTTTCGCAGTTTGAGCATGCGCTGTGCAGCTTTATGGCGAAAAAACCGGTTTACATGATTGGCCATAGCGTCGGGCCCTTCCAGGATCCGCAGTTTAATCATCTGGCAAGCTATGTGTTCGGCAATGTGCAATCGCTGATTTTGCGTGAATCCGTCAGCCTTGAATTAATGAAACAGAGCAATATTGATTGCAGCAAAGTGGAGCAGGGGGTTGATACCGCCTGGCTGGTCGAGCATCACAATGACAGTTTTGTTCCGAGCTATGCGGTACAGCACTGGCTGAAAACTATTCAGCGCAAGAAGACGGTGGCAATCACATTGCGTGAACTGGCGCCTTTCGATAAACGCCTCGGCACCACGCAGCAAGCCTATGAGCAGGCGTTTGCTTCGGTGGTTAACCGAGTGATTGACCAGGGTTATCAGGTGCTGGCGCTGTCAACCTGTACCGGCATCGACAGTTACAACAAAGATGACCGTATGGTCGCGCTTAACCTTCGCCAGTATGTGAATGACCCCGAGCAATATCACGTGGTGATGGATGAATTAAACGATCTCGAGATGGGCAAGATTCTTGGCGAATGCGAACTGACCGTCGGCACGCGCCTGCATTCCGCCATTATCTCTATGAACTTTGGTACGCCAGCGATTGCCATCAACTACGAACACAAATCCGCAGGCATCATGCAGCAGCTCGGTATGCCGGAAATGGCGATTGAAATTCGCCAGCTTCTGAACGGTTCTCTCCAGAGTGTGGTTGCGGATGTATTAGGGCAACTCCCGGCTATTAATGAGCGCCTGGCTCATGCGGTGCGTGCGGAGCGTGAAGATGGCCTGCGCATGGTGGAGTCGGTACTTGGGCGTATTAAGGGGGCGAAATGA
- the wcaM gene encoding colanic acid biosynthesis protein WcaM — translation MRKNFKLTPPSFSSSRRKLLKASSLLAAVPLLVPRCVLAAAGKSEASVQKFYNGDWIAAFKQAFAAADTVSVPADLVCDNINTAIFMPEGKTLHVAGGLKGNGKGRFVMQDGCQILGAKGGRFNNITLDVRGSGCTIKGIDMSGFVPVTQIYIGGKEKRTMRNLVIDQITVHDANYAILRQGFHNRMENVKITNGHFRHLQGDAIEWNVAINDHNLLISDHVIENIDCTNGKINWGIGIGLAGSTYDNEYPEDQAVKNFVVANITGSNCRQLIHVENGKHFIIRNIKARNINHTFSQKAGIDNATVAIYGCDNFVLDNIDMKDSAGFLIGYGVIKGKYLSIPQNFKLNDITLDNTQMPFKSRGIQISSGNATSFVAITNVTMKRATLELHNKPQHLFLRNVDVMQHADAGPALKLNFDLRKDVRGRFMAKEDTLLSLANVRAVNENGGRSVDIDRVDQVHVNASGLNFALPVATK, via the coding sequence ATGCGCAAAAATTTTAAACTCACACCTCCTTCCTTTTCCTCCTCCCGCCGCAAATTACTAAAAGCCAGCTCTCTGCTGGCTGCGGTGCCACTCCTTGTTCCTCGCTGCGTGCTGGCTGCCGCTGGCAAAAGTGAGGCCAGCGTCCAAAAATTCTATAACGGTGACTGGATCGCTGCCTTTAAACAGGCGTTTGCCGCGGCGGACACCGTTTCTGTTCCCGCCGATTTAGTTTGCGACAACATCAACACCGCTATCTTTATGCCCGAAGGCAAAACGCTGCATGTCGCCGGTGGTTTAAAGGGCAATGGCAAAGGGCGTTTTGTGATGCAGGACGGCTGCCAGATTTTGGGCGCGAAGGGCGGGCGGTTTAACAATATCACCCTTGATGTACGGGGGTCGGGCTGCACTATCAAAGGCATTGATATGAGCGGTTTTGTTCCTGTAACGCAGATCTACATTGGCGGTAAAGAGAAGCGGACCATGCGTAATCTGGTCATCGATCAGATTACCGTCCACGACGCGAACTACGCCATTCTGCGGCAGGGGTTCCACAACCGCATGGAGAACGTGAAAATCACTAACGGCCATTTCCGCCATCTACAGGGAGATGCCATCGAATGGAATGTGGCGATTAACGACCACAACCTGCTGATCTCCGACCATGTGATTGAGAACATCGATTGTACGAACGGAAAGATAAACTGGGGGATTGGCATTGGGCTTGCGGGGAGTACTTACGATAACGAGTATCCTGAAGACCAGGCGGTGAAGAATTTTGTGGTGGCGAATATCACCGGCAGTAACTGCCGCCAGTTAATTCACGTCGAGAACGGCAAACACTTTATTATTCGTAATATTAAGGCCCGCAACATTAATCATACTTTTAGTCAAAAAGCGGGGATTGATAACGCCACTGTAGCAATTTATGGCTGTGATAATTTCGTGCTTGATAATATCGATATGAAAGATAGCGCGGGGTTTCTTATTGGTTACGGTGTGATCAAAGGCAAATATTTATCTATTCCGCAAAATTTCAAACTCAACGATATTACGCTCGATAATACCCAGATGCCGTTTAAGAGCCGGGGGATTCAGATCTCCTCAGGTAACGCAACATCGTTTGTCGCTATCACTAACGTTACGATGAAGCGCGCCACACTTGAGCTGCATAACAAACCCCAGCACCTGTTTCTGAGAAACGTGGATGTGATGCAGCATGCCGACGCAGGGCCCGCGTTGAAGCTAAACTTTGACCTGCGCAAAGATGTGCGCGGCCGCTTTATGGCGAAAGAGGATACGCTGCTGTCGCTGGCCAATGTGCGTGCCGTGAACGAGAACGGTGGCCGTTCGGTGGATATTGACCGGGTTGACCAAGTGCATGTGAATGCTAGTGGGTTGAATTTTGCGCTGCCAGTGGCGACGAAGTGA
- a CDS encoding MOP flippase family protein: MSLREKTISGAKWSAIATVIIISLGLVQMTWLARIFDNHEFGLLTVSLVIIALADTLSDFGIANSIIQRKEISHLELTTLYWLNVGLGLVVFALVFLLSDVIASVLHTPALSPLIKTLSFAFIVIPHGQQFRALMQKELEFSKIGSIETLSVLAGFTVTVSAAMYYPFAMTAIIGYFVNTVVRTSLFGFFGRKIYRPGLHFSLKSVSSNLKFGAWLTADSIINYVNTNLSTLVLARILGAGVAGGYNLAYNVAVVPPMKLNPIITRVLFPAFAKIQDDTDKLRINFYKLLSIVGIINFPALLGLLVVSNNFVPLVFGEKWLFITPILQLLCVVGLLRSIGNPIGSLLMAKARVDISFKFNVFKTCLFIPAIIVGGHLAGALGVTLGFLVVQVVNTVLSYFVMIKPVLGASFRQYIQSIWLPFYLSIPTIVISALLGFALKEQLSLGLLLGAQITAGALAFIVMLLLSRNALVVEMKRQFITREPHLKKRSV, encoded by the coding sequence ATGAGTCTGAGAGAAAAAACCATCAGCGGTGCCAAATGGTCTGCCATCGCCACGGTCATTATTATTAGCCTGGGCCTGGTGCAAATGACCTGGCTTGCGCGCATTTTTGATAATCACGAGTTCGGTTTGCTGACCGTGTCGCTGGTGATTATCGCCCTGGCCGATACGCTGTCGGATTTTGGCATCGCGAACTCGATCATCCAGCGCAAAGAGATCAGCCACCTTGAGCTGACGACGCTCTACTGGCTGAATGTTGGCCTCGGTTTAGTGGTTTTTGCGCTGGTATTTTTGCTCAGCGATGTTATCGCCTCGGTGCTGCATACCCCGGCGCTTTCCCCGCTGATTAAAACGCTCTCTTTCGCGTTTATCGTCATTCCGCACGGCCAGCAGTTCCGCGCGTTAATGCAAAAAGAGCTCGAGTTTTCAAAGATTGGCTCGATTGAGACGTTATCCGTGCTGGCCGGATTTACCGTGACGGTGAGTGCGGCGATGTATTACCCGTTCGCAATGACCGCGATTATTGGCTACTTTGTAAACACCGTGGTGCGCACCTCGCTGTTTGGTTTCTTTGGCCGCAAAATTTACCGCCCAGGCCTGCACTTCTCGCTGAAATCCGTTAGCTCAAATCTCAAGTTTGGCGCATGGCTGACCGCCGACAGCATTATCAATTATGTGAATACCAACCTCTCAACGCTGGTGCTGGCGCGTATTCTCGGCGCGGGCGTGGCGGGCGGGTATAACCTCGCTTACAACGTGGCGGTGGTGCCGCCGATGAAGCTCAACCCGATTATCACTCGCGTGCTGTTTCCGGCGTTTGCCAAAATTCAGGACGATACCGACAAGTTACGCATCAATTTCTACAAACTGCTGTCGATTGTCGGGATCATTAACTTCCCGGCGCTGCTCGGATTGCTGGTGGTGTCGAATAATTTTGTGCCGCTGGTGTTTGGTGAGAAGTGGCTGTTTATTACGCCGATTCTGCAACTGCTCTGCGTGGTGGGCCTGCTGCGTTCTATTGGCAACCCGATTGGCTCGCTGCTGATGGCGAAGGCGCGCGTGGATATCAGCTTTAAATTCAACGTATTCAAAACCTGCCTGTTTATTCCGGCAATTATTGTTGGCGGGCATCTGGCGGGGGCGCTGGGCGTGACGCTTGGTTTCCTGGTTGTGCAGGTGGTGAACACCGTTCTGAGTTATTTCGTGATGATTAAACCGGTGCTGGGTGCGAGTTTCCGCCAGTACATCCAAAGTATCTGGCTGCCGTTTTACCTGTCGATTCCAACGATTGTTATTAGCGCTCTTTTAGGTTTTGCCCTGAAAGAGCAGCTCTCCCTTGGCCTGCTGTTGGGCGCACAAATTACAGCGGGCGCACTGGCGTTTATCGTCATGCTTTTGCTTTCTCGCAATGCGCTGGTGGTTGAGATGAAGCGTCAGTTCATAACCAGAGAACCCCATTTGAAAAAGAGGTCTGTATGA
- the wcaJ gene encoding undecaprenyl-phosphate glucose phosphotransferase has product MTNLKKRVLPKTNASLISMVQRFSDITIMFVGLWVVCKVNAIPFLYMHLLMALLALVVFQMIGGMTDFYRSWRGVRISSELLLLLQNWTLSLIFSAGLLAFNPDFDGSFWVYLAWYVLSSFGMVMCRSMIRIGAGWLRNMGYNTRRIAIAGSLPVGYTLAESFRNEPWLGFDVTGVYDDHQPESPHGDYAGCFADLVEQARAGQIDNIYIAMAMNEEARIKSLVRELTDTTCSVMLIPDVFTFNILNSRTEEVNGVPVVPLFDTPLNGTNRVLKRLEDIVLSTMILLFISPVLLCISAAVKLTSPGPIIFRQTRYGMDGKPIKVWKFRSMKVMENDAVVTQATKGDKRVTPVGNFLRRTSLDELPQFINVLMGEMSIVGPRPHAVAHNEQYRSLIEGYMLRHKVKPGITGWAQINGWRGETDTLEKMEKRVEFDLEYIREWSLWFDIKIVFLTIFKGFVNKAAY; this is encoded by the coding sequence ATGACAAATCTAAAAAAGCGCGTGCTGCCAAAAACGAACGCATCGTTAATCTCTATGGTGCAACGTTTTTCTGACATAACCATCATGTTTGTTGGGCTATGGGTGGTGTGCAAAGTTAACGCGATACCGTTTTTGTATATGCACTTGCTGATGGCGTTGCTTGCCCTTGTGGTCTTCCAGATGATTGGTGGAATGACCGATTTTTATCGCTCATGGCGAGGGGTGAGAATCTCCAGCGAACTCTTACTGCTGCTACAAAACTGGACGCTAAGCCTGATCTTTAGCGCAGGTCTTTTGGCGTTTAATCCTGATTTTGATGGTTCATTCTGGGTTTATCTCGCCTGGTATGTGTTGAGCAGTTTTGGCATGGTGATGTGCCGCTCAATGATTCGCATCGGTGCCGGTTGGCTGCGCAATATGGGCTACAACACCCGCCGCATCGCTATCGCGGGGTCGCTGCCGGTGGGTTATACCCTGGCGGAAAGTTTTCGCAATGAACCGTGGCTGGGCTTTGATGTCACCGGCGTGTATGACGACCATCAGCCAGAATCGCCGCACGGTGATTATGCGGGCTGTTTCGCAGATTTGGTTGAGCAGGCGCGAGCCGGGCAAATCGATAACATCTACATCGCGATGGCGATGAATGAAGAAGCGCGCATTAAATCGTTGGTACGCGAACTGACGGACACCACCTGTTCGGTCATGCTGATCCCCGATGTTTTCACCTTCAATATTCTTAACTCCCGTACCGAAGAGGTGAACGGTGTACCGGTGGTGCCGCTGTTTGATACCCCACTAAACGGCACGAATCGCGTACTGAAACGCCTCGAAGATATCGTGCTGTCCACAATGATCCTGCTGTTTATCTCCCCGGTCCTGCTGTGCATTAGCGCTGCGGTAAAACTTACTTCCCCTGGCCCGATTATCTTCCGCCAGACCCGCTACGGCATGGACGGCAAGCCTATCAAGGTCTGGAAATTCCGCTCCATGAAAGTGATGGAAAACGATGCGGTGGTGACTCAGGCAACCAAAGGCGATAAGCGCGTAACGCCGGTGGGCAATTTTTTACGCCGCACTTCGCTTGATGAGCTGCCGCAATTTATCAATGTACTGATGGGTGAGATGTCGATCGTCGGCCCGCGTCCGCACGCGGTTGCCCATAACGAGCAGTACCGCTCGCTGATTGAAGGCTACATGCTGCGCCATAAAGTGAAGCCAGGCATTACCGGCTGGGCGCAAATCAACGGCTGGCGCGGGGAAACCGATACGCTTGAGAAAATGGAAAAGCGTGTGGAGTTTGACCTGGAATACATCCGCGAATGGAGCCTGTGGTTCGACATCAAAATTGTCTTTCTGACCATTTTTAAAGGCTTTGTTAACAAAGCAGCCTATTAG
- the galF gene encoding UTP--glucose-1-phosphate uridylyltransferase GalF, with the protein MINLKAVIPVAGLGMHMLPATKAIPKEMLPIVDKPMIQYIVDEIVAAGIKEIVLVTHSSKNAVENHFDTSYELEALLEQRVKRQLLAEVQSICPPGVTIMNVRQAQPLGLGHSILCAHPIIGDNPFVVVLPDVILDGASADPLRYNLAAIVERFRETGRSQVLAKRMTNEDLSEYSVITTEEPLSNDGQVGRIVDFVEKPDQPQTLDSDVAAVGRYVLSADIWPELEKTEPGAWGRIQLTDAIAALNQKQAVEAALMTGESYDCGKKMGYMKAFVNYGLRNHKEGQKFRESIQKLLAR; encoded by the coding sequence ATGATTAATTTGAAAGCAGTTATTCCGGTCGCAGGTTTGGGTATGCATATGTTGCCCGCAACAAAAGCCATTCCAAAAGAGATGTTGCCGATCGTCGATAAGCCGATGATTCAATATATCGTCGATGAAATCGTAGCTGCTGGTATCAAAGAAATCGTGCTGGTGACGCATTCATCCAAGAATGCGGTAGAGAACCATTTCGATACCTCGTATGAACTTGAAGCGCTGCTTGAACAGCGTGTGAAACGCCAGTTGCTGGCGGAAGTTCAGTCCATCTGCCCTCCTGGCGTGACCATTATGAACGTGCGTCAGGCTCAGCCGTTAGGCCTGGGTCACTCTATTTTGTGTGCTCACCCTATCATTGGTGATAATCCTTTTGTCGTAGTATTGCCTGACGTTATCCTCGATGGCGCCAGCGCAGACCCATTGCGCTATAATTTAGCTGCTATCGTCGAACGTTTCCGGGAAACGGGCCGCAGTCAGGTGCTGGCAAAACGCATGACCAACGAAGATTTGTCTGAGTACTCTGTTATCACGACCGAGGAGCCATTAAGCAATGATGGACAGGTTGGGCGCATTGTTGATTTCGTGGAAAAACCAGATCAACCACAGACCCTGGATTCTGACGTTGCCGCTGTTGGGCGCTATGTCCTGTCGGCTGACATTTGGCCTGAGCTTGAGAAAACTGAGCCAGGTGCCTGGGGGCGTATCCAGCTTACGGATGCCATCGCTGCACTGAACCAAAAGCAAGCGGTTGAAGCGGCATTGATGACCGGCGAAAGCTACGACTGTGGCAAGAAAATGGGTTACATGAAGGCGTTCGTGAACTATGGCCTGCGTAACCATAAAGAAGGGCAGAAGTTCAGGGAAAGTATCCAGAAGTTGCTGGCGCGTTGA
- the cpsG gene encoding phosphomannomutase CpsG: protein MQKLTCFKAYDIRGRLGEELNEEIAERIGRAYGEYLKPKTIVLGGDVRLTSEALKLALAKGLQDAGVDVLDIGLSGTEEIYFATWHLNVDGGIEVTASHNPMDYNGMKLVREGARPISGDTGLRDVQRLAEANDFPPVDAAKRGSYKQISVVQAYIDHLFSYINVKNIKPLKLVINSGNGAAGPIVDAIEARFKSLNVPLTFIKVHNQPDGNFPNGIPNPLLPECRDDTHNAVIEHGADMGIAFDGDFDRCFLFDEKGQFIEGYYIVGLLAAAFLEKQPGAKIIHDPRLSWNTVDIVERAGGTPVMSKTGHAFIKERMREEDAIYGGEMSAHHYFRDFAYCDSGMIPWLLVTELLCLKGKTLGELVCDRMAAWPASGEINSKLADPKVAIARVQQHFAPHAVDTDNTDGVSMAFADWRFNLRSSNTEPVVRLNVEARGNEQLMQTRTQEIMELLNQ from the coding sequence GTGCAAAAACTGACCTGTTTTAAAGCCTACGACATCCGTGGTCGTCTGGGCGAAGAGCTGAACGAAGAGATTGCTGAGCGTATTGGCCGCGCCTACGGCGAATATCTGAAACCCAAAACTATCGTACTGGGCGGTGATGTGCGCCTGACCAGCGAGGCGCTGAAACTGGCCCTGGCGAAAGGGTTGCAGGACGCGGGCGTGGACGTGCTGGATATTGGCCTTTCCGGTACCGAAGAGATCTACTTTGCCACCTGGCATCTGAACGTGGATGGCGGCATCGAAGTGACCGCCAGCCATAACCCGATGGATTACAACGGCATGAAGCTGGTGCGCGAGGGCGCCCGCCCGATCAGCGGCGACACCGGCCTGCGCGACGTGCAGCGCCTGGCGGAAGCGAATGACTTCCCTCCGGTGGATGCAGCGAAACGCGGCAGCTATAAGCAGATTTCTGTGGTTCAGGCTTACATCGACCATCTGTTCTCGTACATCAACGTTAAAAATATCAAGCCGCTGAAGCTGGTCATTAATTCCGGCAACGGTGCGGCAGGCCCGATTGTTGACGCCATCGAAGCACGCTTTAAATCCCTGAACGTACCGCTGACGTTTATCAAAGTCCACAACCAGCCTGACGGTAACTTCCCTAACGGTATCCCGAACCCACTGCTGCCGGAGTGCCGCGATGACACCCACAATGCGGTGATTGAGCACGGCGCGGATATGGGCATTGCCTTTGACGGTGATTTCGACCGCTGCTTCCTGTTCGATGAGAAAGGGCAGTTTATCGAGGGGTATTACATCGTCGGCCTGTTGGCGGCGGCGTTCCTCGAAAAACAGCCAGGGGCGAAGATTATTCACGACCCGCGCCTGAGCTGGAACACGGTGGATATCGTTGAGCGGGCAGGCGGCACGCCGGTGATGTCTAAAACCGGGCATGCGTTTATTAAGGAGCGTATGCGCGAGGAAGATGCGATTTACGGCGGCGAGATGAGTGCCCACCACTATTTCCGTGATTTTGCCTACTGTGACAGCGGGATGATCCCGTGGCTGCTGGTGACGGAGCTGCTGTGCCTGAAAGGGAAAACCCTGGGCGAGCTGGTGTGTGACCGCATGGCGGCGTGGCCGGCGAGCGGGGAAATCAACAGCAAGCTGGCCGACCCGAAAGTCGCGATTGCCCGTGTGCAGCAGCATTTTGCCCCGCACGCCGTGGATACCGATAACACCGATGGTGTGAGCATGGCGTTTGCAGACTGGCGTTTTAACCTCAGAAGCTCAAACACCGAGCCGGTGGTACGCCTGAATGTGGAAGCGCGTGGCAATGAGCAACTGATGCAGACGCGAACGCAGGAAATTATGGAACTGTTGAATCAGTGA
- the wcaL gene encoding colanic acid biosynthesis glycosyltransferase WcaL, with protein sequence MKVGFFLLKFPVASETFVLNQITAFIDMGYEVEIVAIQKGDLTNTHAAFKEYKLAAKTTWLMDEPAGKVAKLQSRAVNTLRGALRPRTWRALNSARYGEEARNLILSSICGRNPQTVQADVFIAHFGPAGVTAAKLRELGLLKGKIATVFHGIDISGRDALERYTPEYQKLFVRGDLMLPISHLWAGRLQQMGCPAEKISVSRMGVDMERFSRRAVKAPAKTLEIISVARLTEKKGLHVAIEACLLLKKRGVKFRYNILGIGPWETRLRTLIEQHQLDDVVFMPGFKPNHEVKAMLDDADLFLLPSITGEDGDMEGIPVALMEAMAVGIPVLSTVHSGIPELIDAGRSGWLVPEKDAAALADSLQAFGDIDENELKTMLTRARAKVETEFNQKIIYRELARQLHTLHTL encoded by the coding sequence ATGAAAGTTGGCTTTTTCCTGCTCAAATTCCCGGTGGCGTCTGAAACCTTTGTTCTCAATCAGATAACGGCCTTTATCGATATGGGTTATGAGGTGGAAATTGTCGCCATCCAGAAGGGGGATTTGACCAACACGCACGCGGCATTCAAAGAGTACAAACTTGCCGCGAAAACGACCTGGCTGATGGACGAGCCCGCGGGGAAAGTGGCGAAACTTCAGTCCCGGGCGGTAAACACGCTGCGTGGCGCACTTCGCCCGCGCACATGGCGGGCATTAAATTCAGCCCGTTATGGTGAGGAAGCGCGCAATCTGATTCTCTCTTCTATTTGTGGCCGTAACCCGCAAACCGTGCAGGCCGATGTGTTTATTGCGCATTTCGGCCCGGCGGGTGTGACGGCGGCAAAATTGCGGGAGCTGGGTTTGCTGAAAGGCAAAATCGCCACGGTATTCCATGGGATTGATATTTCAGGGCGTGACGCGCTGGAACGCTATACGCCGGAATATCAAAAACTCTTTGTGCGTGGCGATTTGATGCTACCGATAAGCCATTTATGGGCGGGGCGCCTGCAACAAATGGGTTGCCCGGCGGAGAAAATTTCTGTGTCGCGCATGGGCGTAGATATGGAACGGTTCTCCCGGCGTGCGGTAAAAGCGCCAGCCAAAACGCTTGAGATTATTTCGGTCGCCCGTTTGACCGAGAAAAAAGGGTTGCACGTGGCGATTGAAGCCTGCCTGTTGCTGAAAAAGCGCGGCGTGAAATTCCGCTACAACATTCTCGGGATTGGCCCCTGGGAGACGCGTTTACGCACGCTTATCGAACAACATCAGCTCGACGACGTGGTATTTATGCCGGGATTTAAGCCGAACCACGAAGTCAAAGCGATGCTGGATGATGCCGACTTGTTCTTGCTGCCCTCTATCACGGGCGAGGACGGGGATATGGAGGGCATTCCCGTGGCATTAATGGAAGCGATGGCGGTTGGTATTCCGGTTCTTTCAACCGTGCATAGCGGTATCCCTGAACTGATCGATGCGGGCCGTTCTGGCTGGCTGGTGCCGGAGAAAGACGCGGCAGCCCTTGCCGACAGCTTGCAGGCGTTTGGCGATATTGATGAAAATGAGCTGAAAACGATGCTCACTCGCGCGCGCGCGAAAGTTGAAACGGAGTTTAATCAGAAAATTATCTATCGAGAATTAGCCCGCCAGCTCCATACGCTACACACTTTATGA